In one window of Vespa crabro chromosome 6, iyVesCrab1.2, whole genome shotgun sequence DNA:
- the LOC124424563 gene encoding MLX-interacting protein isoform X5 translates to MQFILKQNTLVCQFASPLDVDTHNKPEAVVLEGKYWKRKLAAVTAEYKKWRMFYRNKILGWTNKDGTEVMESMDTLDWNNGMETSENFGTNTTNAYGSTGGAHSGESMMVDEDYMELMTDTLFSTISSNQPIYFPDPREIARGASLADFIQPSLGPLQPNLDDFMDTLEPLQEFLNSKLPPVPEEEDMFRGGSLNANYPDIDLMTPINQMNELNEEATSKDERSSTVLSVERGNGMQNLQYTGKIYNQSEAESGSVYRNDMDVEMNYRAAVEENFERSTATRTTRTATTTATAITTTTTTTTATTTTTTTTTSNDQSTREKIRQENRRSGRISRVIQQTHQQTSQRADAYRQAVQSVQTVQRNSVYEQPPSQQQSSYAMEVQATVQLAAPVDNRIQVATLNDRSVVNATQISSSMAAEVQNLVTAQQQSFAQSNAALPGTQQHRSIRSLPPTPPMSTKPYKIVQPQPNTCYKLSNIGQNFNTQQQCKFTGNNFKTHHPAQQQVVSLPTQQSTQSPILLQCRSSGLDLTLQPTKLVPQSIQTTSEKEVFAVPKYQMKARNRSRSSSSLIPPRMNQLPLASAISDPALNLNNNVLLAHLLTNNTSGICTMNASTEKIIPTTNNQSGTVKHILPILPPTASATQVTTTHHIATPVTVQAIQTSSMQASQHQQQQQQGIQSSQQILLNNQTHPPQNSPGSPKDHSNAPSPQALSLSPLHSPMSIGSPLSPTRSYVKGESERGQYKEQRRVGHIHAEQKRRYNIKNGFDMLHSLIPQLNQNPNAKLSKAAMLQKGADYIKQLRAERNQLKEEMDNLRHQIECLNTSISNCQSMLPATGAPVSRHRTNKMKEMFDEYVRTRTRENWKFWIFSILLEPLMLSFNTSVSTASIEDLYRSTILWVEQHCSLVDLRPAVLNSLRYLCTATDILADPGRLPEEALAAVNRTERRRSIQ, encoded by the exons ATGCAGT TTATACTGAAGCAAAACACGTTGGTGTGCCAGTTCGCGTCGCCCCTGGACGTCGACACTCATAATAAGCCGGAG GCGGTCGTCCTGGAAGGCAAATACTGGAAACGAAAACTTGCTGCGGTTACTGCGGAATATAAGAAATGGCGCATGTTCTACAGAAACAAAATTCTTGGCTGGACGAACAAGGATGGTACCGAGGTG ATGGAATCGATGGACACGCTAGATTGGAACAATGGCATGGAAACGTCGGAAAATTTTGGCACGAATACGACGAACGCGTATGGGAGCACCGGTGGGGCTCACAGCGGAGAGAGTATGATGGTTGACGAAGACTATATGGAGCTTATGACGGATACGCTATTCTCCACGATTAGTTCGAATCAACCTATATACTTTCCAGATCCCAGAGAAATCG CGCGCGGAGCGAGCCTGGCGGATTTCATTCAACCGAGCTTGGGACCACTTCAACCTAATCTCGACGATTTTATGGACACGCTCGAGCCTTTGCAAG AATTCTTGAACTCAAAGTTACCACCTGTACCGGAAGAGGAGGACATGTTTCGAGGTGGTAGCTTAAACGCCAATTATCCCGATATCGATCTGATGACGCCGATCAATCAGATGAACGAACTGAACGAGGAGGCTACGTCGAAGGACGAACGCTCGTCGACGGTCTTGTCCGTGGAACGGGGAAACGGCATGCAGAATCTTCAATATACCGGAAAGATATATAACCAGTCTGAGGCGGAGTCTGGCAGCGTTTACAGGAATGACAT GGACGTAGAGATGAATTACAGGGCTGCCGTGGAAGAAAATTTTGAGAGGTCGACGGCGACGAGAACGACGaggacggcgacgacgactgCGACGGCGattacgactacgacgaccacgacgactgcgacgactacgactactacGACTACTACGAGTAATGATCAATCCACGCGTGAAAAGATCCGACAAGAGAATCGTCGATCCGGTAGAATAAGTCGCGTGATACAACAGACCCACCAACAGACATCTCAACGAGCTGACGCGTATCGGCAGGCCGTTCAAAGTGTACAAACGGTTCAACGAAATTCGGTCTACGAGCAGCCGCCGAGCCAGCAGCAATCTTCTTATGCCATGGAAGTACAAGCGACGGTGCAATTGGCCGCTCCCGTCGACAATCGAATACAGGTAGCGACGTTGAACGATCGGTCCGTCGTCAATGCGACCCAGATCTCCTCCTCGATGGCCGCCGAGGTACAAAATTTGGTAACGGCCCAGCAGCAAAGCTTTGCGCAAAGTAACGCGGCATTGCCGGGCACTCAGCAGCACCGGTCCATAAGATCTTTACCGCCTACCCCGCCGATGTCTACGAAGCCTTATAAAATCGTTCAACCACAGCCAAATACTTGTTACAAGCTATCGAACATCGGTCAAAACTTTAATACTCAGCAACAATGTAAATTCACTGGCAATAACTTCAAG ACGCATCATCCCGCTCAGCAACAAGTCGTATCGCTTCCAACGCAACAATCAACGCAATCGCCTATACTTTTACAATGCAGATCTTCCGGATTGGATCTTACATTGCAACCGACAAAATTAGTACCACAATCGATTCAAACTACGTCGGAGAAGGAAGTCTTTGCGGTGCCTAAG tacCAAATGAAAGCACGAAACAGATCTAGGAGTAGTTCTTCCTTGATACCTCCGAGGATGAATCAATTGCCCTTGGCCTCGGCAATTAGCGACCCTGCtctaaatttaaataacaatgtcTTGCTTGCGCACCTCCTTACCAACA ATACGTCCGGTATATGTACGATGAACGCGTCGACcgaaaaaataataccaaCGACGAATAATCAATCCGGCACGGTTAAGCATATATTACCCATTTTACCACCGACAGCTTCGGCCACCCAAGTAACGACTACTCATCACATTGCGACGCCAGTCACGGTTCAAGCTATACAAACTTCCTCCATGCAAGCATCGCAgcaccaacaacaacaacaacag GGGATACAATCGAGTCAACAGATTCTCTTGAACAATCAAACTCATCCACCGCAGAACAGTCCTGGCTCGCCCAAGGATCATTCCAACGCGCCTAGTCCTCAAGCTTTGAGTCTGAGTCCTCTTCACAGTCCAATGAGCATCGGTAGTCCATTGTCGCCAACGCGAAGTTACGTTAAAGGAGAATCGGAACGTGGACAGTACAAGGAACAAAGAAGGGTCGGCCATATCCATGCCGAACAAAAGCGTAgatacaatattaagaatgGTTTTGACATGCTTCACAGTTTAATACCGCAGCTCAATCAAAATCCCAATGCAAAATTGAGTAAAGCTGCCATGTTACAAAAAGGAGCGGattatattaaacaattaagGGCAGAAAGGAATCAGCTCAAGGAGGAGATGGACAATTTGAGACATCAGATCGAGTGCCTTAATACTTCTATCag TAATTGTCAATCCATGCTTCCTGCAACGGGTGCCCCAGTCTCGAGACACAGAACCAATAAGATGAAGGAAATGTTCGATGAATACGTTCGCACCCGTACTCGAGAAAATTGGAAATTTTGGATC TTTAGCATTTTGCTTGAACCCCTAATGCTATCCTTCAATACTTCGGTATCAACGGCGAGTATCGAGGACCTCTACAGAAGTACAATATTATGGGTCGAGCAGCATTGCTCGCTCGTAGATCTCAGGCCAG CTGTTCTCAACTCCCTAAGGTATCTGTGTACTGCCACTGATATTTTGGCAGATCCTGGTCGCCTGCCCGAGGAAGCACTCGCGGCGGTTAATAGAACGGAACGACGGCGATCCATACAGTGA
- the LOC124424576 gene encoding RPA-interacting protein-like, which translates to MENTGLSPLLITKLRIKDTINKIKNKSPQLQEVLRQRCRRRMKERRKEIFNVRRLGLGDTSEKPEEDFQLDREMDEEEENWIYEEYERMLQDEIEWIESLVYDDRKKLICPVCQTGTMIEISESVYCKDCGFWPINCNDIRTLGNLIDNSVNNHSQHCTAVPGFTMVSENKGSVLYMTCEECSFLTCVI; encoded by the exons ATGGAGAATACGGGCTTGAGTCCATtgttaattacgaaattaagGATTAAGGatactataaataaaataaagaataaatcgcCACAATTGCAGGAAGTTCTTAGACAG AGATGTCGTCGaagaatgaaggaaagaagaaaagaaatatttaacgtGAGAAGACTCGGCCTCGGGGATACATCtgaaaag CCGGAAGAAGATTTCCAATTGGATAGAGAAATGGACGAGGAAGAAG AGAACTGGATATACGAAGAATACGAGCGTATGCTGCAGGACGAAATCGAGTGGATAGAGTCGCTTGTTTATGACGATAGGAAAAAACTAATTTGTCCTGTATGCCAGACCGGTACCATGATAGAAATATCAGAGTCCGTATATTGCAAGGATTGCGGATTCTGGCCGATAAATTGTAACGATATTCGAACTCTTggaaatttaatcgataatagcgttaataatcATTCCCAACATTGTACCGCAGTACCTGGTTTTACAATGGTCAGCGAAAACAAAGGTTCTGTACTGTATATGACGTGCGAAGAATGTTCATTCTTAACGTGCGTTATATAA